In the Dysidea avara chromosome 14, odDysAvar1.4, whole genome shotgun sequence genome, TGTAAGAAGTACAATTGCAAGCTGCTAATGAATTCAATTATTTTGCATTATCATTAATTTAGCCATTTTACATCTAATTTTCTTGTGCAGGATCATCTGCCATTGTGAGCATGACAATATCATCTGACTGGCTGGACAGCAGCATGAAACATATAGTAGGCAGCACAAAGTGTGAAGTAGGTGTTAGAAGACAAAGCCACCCAGATAGCAAGAGAGCCATGCTTTTTTGACATGTTTCTTGCTACCAGGCCAGCCAGTTCGGGTAAGACATCTTACCAACTGGACAGCTGAAGTAAGAGCAGCAAATTTATCAGTTGGGGTATTCTGCCAGAGAAGACACACAGCTCATCGGTTAGCTTTTCAATGATAAAGTAAGTGACTGGTATATAAATACACATCATAATGTTTTacaaatatatatgtataaataGGGTGCATTGCAAGAGCATAAGTTTATAAACTATTACAGCAGGTGCAAGAACAAGAAAATATCTTGTTCATGGCATTTTTTCAACCCTTTAAACGATCCCCAGAATATAAGAATTTAGAGTGAAATGGCTATTAGAGTTATACCAGACCCTGTTTCCTGGCCTGCCAGAAGGTAGCAGTAAATCGGTCATGGATGCGTGCCTCCTAGTGGCGACTGATGGTAACTGGTGCCCCATGTGGCGTCAGGCTAAACGCATCCAGCCCAGGATGGCTAATCACCTCCCCTGGGTCAGGTGTCACGGGTTATCAAACGGAAGAAGAATAATGGGGCAACAATGATACGCGTACCACCTGAACCTACTGGGGGTCGGTCTTGGATGCGTGCCTCCTAGTGGCGACCGATGGTAACTGGCACCCCATGCGGTGTCAGGCTAAACGCATCCAGCCCAGGAAGGCTAACCCCCTCCCCTGGGTCAGGTGTTACGGGTTACAAAGAGAAGACGGAATAAGGGGGCAACGATGATACGCGTACCACCTGAACCTACCTCGAGCCTTGAGAGCGAAATGCATGGCGCTAATGAGGAAGGTGTGGACGACCGTCCCCAGGCTAGGAGGCGCATTGTGTGGTCTGAAACACTAGACCATGCGTTACTCAATCTCAGTGAGAGGGCAAGAGCTGTTGCTGGTCGGAACTATTTAAGCATGTTAAGTCGACTGTGGAATGAGAAGATCCCAGATCTTGCTACAAGTGAAACCGCATTGTGCACAAGACTGTCAAGAGTTAGAAGGGCAGAGACAGCAGTTTCCGCACGCGATGGTGGTGAGTGTTCGGATATGGAAGTAGGTGACATTGAAGAGGATAATGCAACCCCGGAGGTGCCCCCACAGATACGTGAAGCCTTTAACAAGGCGTGGGTGGAGAGTTGCCAGCTGGACTTGGTAGACCGCTCTGCATTCCTCCTAAGGGGAGCAAGGATCAATCCAACGCTATGCAGACAGTTTGATGGGCTGCTCATGGAGGAACTGGGTGACAGCCTAGACCTGTGGCAAATCAACTGTCTCGCGTATGCAGGGGCCAGAACAATCTGGGGTATAATGCGTCCCACACCAGGGACAAGAAGGCAACGGCACCCCTTAGAGAAGCGGAAAAGCAGGTTGCAGAGTCTGGTCAAGGAAGCCAAGAAAAAGCTGGGAAGACTCCACTCAGAGAGAACAAGGAGAAACCGAAGATTGCCTCCTACATCACGGCAAAGGTGGATCCAAAGGCAACTCAAGCTCAGAGGGCTCACGGGCCAGCAGCTGAACTGCACAGTTGAACGACAGAAGAAACTGGTCAAAGTGAAGCAGTTTCAACTGAGGGAGGCAGAAAAGCTGCTGAAGCAACACCAACAACGTGAGCAATTTGCAGCTGGGGGGCCTAAGAGGGCAGTGAGCAGCAGGAAACAtgacaccaccaccaccactccGAATCTCTCTGACATGCAAGAATTTTGGGGGAACCTCTTAGGGGTTGAGGGCGAATTTGACAAGTTACACCCAGGTATTGTGAAGTGGCGCCAACCACTAAAGGAGATAGACCGACCGGCCTCTCCTGAATTTGATCTCGAGTTATGGTTGAGGGTGTTAGGCAGAATGAAGAACTGGAAAGCACCGGGAAGGGATAAGCTGCACGGCTACTGGTGGAAATGCTTCCCTCTCTTCAGAGAGAGAGTAGGAGTAGCACTTTGGGCGGCCACCAGGAACCCGACGCAGATCCCAGCATGGATAGTCCATGGCAGGACAGTGCTCATCCCCAAGGAAGGGTGCGAGGGCAGACCAGAACAGTTCAGACCAATAACCTGCTTGAACACCCAATACAAGCTTCTCACAGCTATCCTGTCAGAAGTGCTCCTCTCCCATGTCAATGACAACGGACTCCTCCCACTGCAGCAGCGGGCACTCATGAGGAAACACAGGGGATGTCATGATGCCCTACTGGTAGACCAGATGATGACAGAAGATGCTCGGTTAAGAAAGGAAGGTCTGTCAGTAGGGTGGATTGACTACACCAAGGCGTACGACCGAGTCCCACACAAGTGGGTCAATAAGGTGCTAAAATACACCAGGGCACCCAAGATGGTGACTAGAACGGTCAGAAGCCTCATGACCTTGTGGAGGACAACTTTTGAAGTAGGTGACAAGGAGGAGAGGATGCACTTTGACACCCAGCTAAAGAGAGGTTTGTTTCAGGGTGACTCGCTGTCGCCTTTGCTTTTCTGCCTGTGTATCAGCCCCATCACTTCCATGTTAAATGACTTAAATGGATATAAGTGTCTCCATGTAGAGGAACCCATAACACATATCTTCTACATGGACGACTTGAAGCTATTTGCCAACATCCCGGAGACCCTTGAGGAGATGTTTACAATGGTAGATGAAGGGCCAAAGGCGGTTGGAATGAGCTTAGGACTAAGGAAGTGTGGGGTAGCGCACATGGAGAAGGGGTAGCGCACATGGAGAAGGGTAAGCGAAAGTTTATTGGTCACCTAACACTGGACGGAGAGAGACAGATTCAGGAGGTGGAACAGGGAGGTTCCTACCGATACCTGGGCATTGCACAGGTCTTTGCACCGATAACACTCACCACCAAGTACCGCTTGAGGAGGAAGTTCCTGGGAAGGCTAAGAGCAGTGTGGCGGTCGCTCCTGAATGCAAAGCAGAAGGCGATAAGCACCAACACCAGGGCAACAGCAGTTTTCCAATACTACTTCGGAATACTGCAATGGGGCACCTCAGAACTGGACAGACTGGACTGTACTGTGTGTAGAACTATCAGCCGATTCCATGGACACCACCGTAATGCTTCAATTTTAAGGCTATATATTACAAGGATGGAAGGCGGTAGAGGACTCACAAGTCTGCAACAAGTCTGGGAACAAAGTGTTGCCAGTCTGTACGAAAATCTGATATGGCAGACAGAACCGTGGTTACGAGGAGTCCTACTCCATCAGCAATGGAAGCACGCACAGTTCAAATCTAGTCTAATCCAGGAGGTGTACACGGTGTTTCACAGGCATGGTCTCCCCCTCCCAGGGAGTGAGAGGGAAAGCACTATCGAGAGACCAACAGCAGCTCGAATGGTTAGAGCCAGTCAGCAGAGAGTGCTGATTGAAACCCTGCGCAGGAAGCGAATTCATGGAGCGCACCGTCACACACTCGAAGCAGCAGAGGGACGATATGACAGCACCCTGTGGTTACGCTATGGCAAATCAAAAGCTGAGACCGAAGCACTAGTGTTCGCAGCCCAAGATGGCGTGTTGCACACTAACAAGTACCGTAGAGACGTGTTAAGACAGGATATAGACCCAGCCTGCAGGTTGTGCCATGAGGGACCGGAAACAATAGGACATATTTTGTCATGCTGCCCACACAGTCTGTGGAAGTCAATCAAGCTTCGCCATGACAGAGTGTTAGCCACCCTCATTAAACATGTGGGAAGAGCTAGAGGGCTAGAGATACCATCGACAGACGCGACTTCCACCACTGTAGAGGACACCAACACAAAGCTGTGGGTAGATCTCACAATTCCAACAGCTGAACAGATCACAGAAAGGAGACCAGATCTGGTGATACACCTGAAAGATGAGAAGGTGATCTGGGTAGTGGATGTGGCAGTGAGTTGGGATCCCCTGGTAGCAGAGAGAGAACTGGAGAAGACGGCAAAATACCGGGACCTCATGGCAGACCTGGGAAGAAGATACGTGGGCTGGAATGTGCAGGCAATACCAGTAGTGATCGGCTCATTGGGCACAGTCGGTGGTCTCAGACGGTTTTTGCTAATAACAGGGATTTTTGACAGTCACAATGCGGAGCGGGTGGTAGAAGAGATCCAGCAAGCTGCCCTGAGGGGCTCGGCACAGATGATAAGAAGACAGCTTTCGATGCGCTGAGTTGAGTCTCACAACACAATGTCGCACCAACCAGGGATTGTCAGTCAATCCACCTACTTTCGCCGATGTCAGAAGACAAGGCAGTAGAGAAAGTACAAATGCCTGAAagaacaaaaagaaatggaggAAGGCCATGAGACCTGACATGATGACATCAGAAGAGAGCAAG is a window encoding:
- the LOC136244149 gene encoding uncharacterized protein, yielding MEKGKRKFIGHLTLDGERQIQEVEQGGSYRYLGIAQVFAPITLTTKYRLRRKFLGRLRAVWRSLLNAKQKAISTNTRATAVFQYYFGILQWGTSELDRLDCTVCRTISRFHGHHRNASILRLYITRMEGGRGLTSLQQVWEQSVASLYENLIWQTEPWLRGVLLHQQWKHAQFKSSLIQEVYTVFHRHGLPLPGSERESTIERPTAARMVRASQQRVLIETLRRKRIHGAHRHTLEAAEGRYDSTLWLRYGKSKAETEALVFAAQDGVLHTNKYRRDVLRQDIDPACRLCHEGPETIGHILSCCPHSLWKSIKLRHDRVLATLIKHVGRARGLEIPSTDATSTTVEDTNTKLWVDLTIPTAEQITERRPDLVIHLKDEKVIWVVDVAVSWDPLVAERELEKTAKYRDLMADLGRRYVGWNVQAIPVVIGSLGTVGGLRRFLLITGIFDSHNAERVVEEIQQAALRGSAQMIRRQLSMR